ACTCATGGTCAAACTTCAAACTCAGAATTTGTCTTAAATGGTAAATATTTTAACAATTATTAATGAATtgtccaatttttatttttattttatccaaACTCTTGTAAATATTTGGCAATTCTTAAACCCTAATGCTTTCTCATAATCATAAATCACTTGTATTGGATATCCTTGCAAGTATCCGTTAAAATTCAGAGAGGGTTGGAGTCGTGACTTGGGAAGTGGAAACAAACAAACAATAGAGGAAAAACAGGGGAAGAACAGAGGATTAAACATGGAAAGATGGCATTGAAGACCCAAGTACCATTAGGAAGATGAATGAATTTAGGAAATTGAGAGATTAAAATATGGAAGGAAACAAAGCAAAAACAAACTCCTCATGCTGCCAAAAGGGAAATTCGAATTTCGTGAACATGTGTGCAGAAACCAAGGCATGAAAAGATCAATCGGCATTAACTCCTCATTTAATGTCTTCACCTACACCTGCCCATATTGAGAAGCTGCCGTTTGATGCCATTTAATGCCTCTTCGCTTTCTCCCCGACTTCccatttctctcccttctctctcgcTCTGGCTTTCACCATCACCATTTCCCTCCTGGATGCAGCAGCAGCACTCTGCATCCTCAGTCCCATCTTCACCTTGCCCTGTTTTCTTACCAAGCACCTGCATTTAGATAGAATCACAGACGAGAAGAGACCGGCTTTTTCTGTAAATAGGCATTGTGGATAAACCGGAAAGAAACTAATTCTATGGCTCCTTGTGTGATCTAGATTGCGTTTGTTGATCCGTTGTTGCAAATCTCTCTCGAAGCCATTTGGGTAAGTGACCCTTTTGTCGTCCAAGCTGATGCTGCTGGAGAAAGGCAAAGGGAGATGTGGGGTTTTGGCTTAGAAGCTTTCTTGGTTGATTTGCAGATACTCCTGCTCAATCCGGTGATGGGTTTTGGTAAGTTTTTCTGATTGGCAGTAACTGACCCCCGAGGTTGTGCTTTTGCATAGTTTTCGCGTTATTGTTTTATGTTCTTGAACTATGGGAAAAGAGGGTAAGGACTTTCAATGCTTATGTTGAAAACACAAGCTTAGTATTCTCTGCGAGAGCTCTCTTGTTGAAGAATCAGTATTGTTTCTGATATTTTCTCATGGGTTGTCAAGGACAAGTAGTTAATTCAGTCAAATGCAGTAGCCAGATTATTTTTCAAGCTGTTCGGTGTTAGTGAGGATTCTGGTTATTTTATTGAAAAGCTGTTTTGGGGTTAAGGAATGGAAGTTAGCAGCTGTTTAATGAGAGATTTTCTCATCTGGGTCTTGAAGATCAACGCAAGGAAAGCTGGATTTCTAAGAAAAACCTTTATGTTATTGTTCATTTCAGATTTCTGGTGGTTAGTTTCAGGTCTAGGCTCCATGTCTTCCATTGCCATATCTTATGGTGAGTTTGGTGCTGTTTTCTGTGGCCTAAAGTCTGATAAGTCTCACCAAGTGACTTGTTATGGATCAAACTCAGCCATAATCTATGCAACTCCTGCTCATTTCCCATTTGTGGGTTTAACTGCTGGTGATGGTTTTGTTTGTGGGCTTTTAATGCAAACTGAGCAACCCTACTGTTGGGGAAATAGTGGTTTCGTTCAAATGGGCGTGCCCCAGCCAATGAACAAAGGGTCTGAGTATGTAGAAATCAGCGCAGGTGATCATCATTTGTGTGGGTTAAGAAAACCTTCGAGTGGTAGGCTTGGAAACATTTCTCATGTTGATTGTTGGGGTTACAATATGACAACGAGTTATGCATTTGATGGGCACCTCCAGTCAATCTCTGCTGGTTCAGAGTTTAATTGCGGATTGTTTTCACTGAATAGAACCGTTTTCTGCTGGGGTGATGAGACTAGTAGCCAGGTAATTAGCTTAATACCCCAGGATATGAGGTTTCATAAGATTGCAGCTGGTGGGTATCATGTTTGTGGGATCTTAGAGGGGGTGAATTCCAGTGTGTTTTGTTGGGGAAGGAGCTTGGACTTCGAAGACGAAATCTCCGTTCCATATCCAAGTCGAGGAAGTGTCGATTTGCCTCCAACTTATCCGATGATGTCAATTGTGGGAGGAAAGTTCCATGCTTGTGGGATCAAGAGCAATGACCGTGGAGTGATTTGTTGGGGCTTCCGTGTCAAGAGAAGTACATCAGTTCCTGATGGCATGAAGGTTTATGAGATTGCAGCTGGAGATTACTTCACCTGTGGAATTCCTGCAGAGAAATCTCTGCAACCCATTTGTTGGGGTCTTGGTTTTCCCTCCTCTCTCCCTCTAGCTGTGTCTCCCGGAGTCTGCAGGCCGAGTCCTTGTCCACCTGGTTACTACAAATTTAACCATGAAAATTCGACTTGTATGTCTCCTAATTCTCATGTTTGCGTGCCTTGCAGCAGTGGTTGCTCTGCTGAAATGTACCAGAAATTTGCATGCACCGCAAAATTTGATCGACAGTGTGAATTCAACTGTTCAATTTGTTTCTCAGAGGAATGCATCTCAAATTGTTCTTTTTCTAATAATGCCTCTACTGACAAGAAGAATGGAAAGTATTGGTCACTCCAATTGCCAGTGATTATTGCAGAGATTGCTTTTGCTGTGTGTATGGTGACTGTTGTGTCTTTGACTGCAATTTTATATATTCGCTACAAGTTAAGAAACTGTCAATGTTcagaaaaagatttgaaatgcAAGAAAATTAATGGGAGTGGTTCTTCTTCACAAAAGGATAATGGTAAAATCCGACCCGACTTGGATGAGCTTAAAATAAGAAGGGCTCAGATGTTCACTTATGATGAACTTGAGAGAGCAACTGGTGGCTTCAAAGAAGAATCGCAAGTGGGAAAGGGTAGTTTCTCCTGTGTCTTCAAGGGGGTTTTGAATGATGGGAATGTAGTTGCAGTTAAAAGGGCCATTATGTCCTCGgatatgaaaaaaaattcaaaggagTTCCATACAGAACTAGATTTACTATCGAGATTAAATCATGCTCACTTGCTCAATTTGCTTGGCTATTGTGAAGAAGGCGGTGAGAGGCTTCTGGTTTATGAGTTCATGGCTCATGGTTCCTTGCATCAGCATCTTCATGGGAACAAAGCCCTTAAAGAACAGTTAGATTGGGTCCGAAGAGTCACTATTGCTGTCCAAGCAGCTCGGGGAATCGAATACTTGCATGGATATGCTTGCCCTCCTGTGATTCACAGAGACATCAAGTCCTCAAATATTCTCATTGATGAAGAGCACAATGCCCGTGTAGCCGATTTTGGTCTCTCATTGTTGGGACCTGCTGACAGCGGCTCTCCTTTGGCTGAACTCCCTGCTGGGACGCTTGGGTATCTTGATCCAGAATACTATAGACTGCACTACCTCACTACCAAGTCCGATGTCTACAGCTTTGGTGTTTTGCTTCTGGAAATTCTCAGCGGTCGCAAAGCCATTGATATGCAATTTGAAGAAGGGAATATAGTTGAATGGGCAGTTCCACTCATCAAGTCTGGAAATATATCAGCAGTTTTGGATCCAGTTTTGAAAGCCCCATCTGATCTTGAAGCTCTGAAAAGAATTGCAAATGTGGCTTGTAAGTGCGTGAGAATGAGAGGGAAGGAGAGGCCATCGATGGATAAAGTGACAACAGCTTTGGAGCGCACACTCGTGCTATTGATGGGCAGCCCATGCAATGAGCAGCCAATCCTACCAACCGAGGTGGTTTTGGGAAGCAGTAGATTGCACAAGAAATCCTCCCAGAAATCCTCTCAGAGATCTTCAAACCAGTCGGTCTCTGAAACAGACGTGGCGGAAGGTGAGGATCAAAGGTTCGAGTTCAGAGCTCCTTCTTGGATAACTTTTCCAAGTGTTGCTTCCTCTCAGAGGAGGAAGTCCTCAGTTTCAGAAGCAGATGTTGATGGGAGGAACCCTGAAGTGAAAAATCCCGGTCCGGGCAGTTGCGTTGACGGGTTGAGGAGATTGGAAGAGGAAATTGGGCCTGCATCACCTCAGGAAAACTTGTTCTTGCAGCACAACTTCTAAGAACCTTGAAAGACTGCAGAGGGGTTTAAATTGCTAAGGGAATGTTTGGGATGACTTATGAAAATGACTCGCAACTCAAACGACCAACTTTTTTCTTAGCAACCCAGATGAGAAAAAGTTATTTGCTTGAGTTAAAAGTCCCATAAATTGCTTTTGTAAGTCATCACAAACACCCCCTTTTATGTGGGCAGGTTGGGTTTTGGTTCAAATTCTGCAGGAAAGTGGATTCTCGGCATAATCTCATTAGTCTGAATAGTTGCAATATTCTTTTGTGTGTAACATTGGTTGTAACTTTTGAGTTGCAGTTTGTGTTCAAGtctgatttgaaaaaaaaaaagaagggaaattGGCTATGTGTTGTATGTTACTGATTTTCTGTCTGACTGCCATTGTGTAACAAATGTCAATCTCTGATAAATGGAGGACAAAATTTTCTTCAGTGATTCTGATTTTTAATGAGTAGTTGGTAATATGTGAAGTCTTCTCTGCTGAAGTACTTGCTGTGGCCTCatgtgtggagagagagagagtattggtAAAAAGTTTAAGATTATCTTGTACAACCTAACACACTTGGAAAGCCCGAAGTGCACATAAAAGGAAAAAGGCAGTTGACGTTTTTGGCAGGGAAAAAGTTATGAAGAAAGAATTGCCCCCACGCAGGATCGAACTACGGACCTTCAGTTTACAAGACTGACGCTCTACCACTGAGCTATAGGGGCTTGCTTGCGACGAAGAAATCATGTCAAATTAATTGACGTAGTGTCACTTCCTAGGATGATGCTAATCCATTTAGCAAATGGGgaagtaaaagaaggaaaataataataatgtaacaaTTTTTTGTAGTTCGACAGTGcctaatatttatttatttatttgcaaaaaatcTCATTAATTTTGCatgtaatatatttttatttttatttctaataattaattaattttagtatttttgtgCTTAATTAAATCTATTAACATTGCTCACTAGTCACTACCATTGCAGTTTGAAATGCCATAACTTATTGGACAAAATATGGGCCAATAAATTTCAAACCAAATAAGAAATATTTTAGAAtattaaaaaacataaatattctaATTATGAATAAGTTTTATGTGTTAGTTCTAATTAATTATCAGTTACTTACGCTCCGTTTGGAACTTGGAAATtcttaagaaaaagaaaggaaaatatgaacgaatttaattttttatgttcggttatcaaagaaaataagaaagaaaataaaaaatatttcaaattagTAAACAAAACTAcatcataataatttaaaaaattatacgCTGATTGTCAGCTATCTAACGCAATCCTTCTCCTTTATCTGAACTTGAGACTGGCGTTTAAGGATCTGCTTTGAACCCTTATCTTTCTACTTTAGTAATAGATCAACTGACTAAGAGCATTTAAAATGatgtttcatggtgtatgttgtttgtaaatgatattattttgaTTGATAAAACTAGGGGCGAAGTAGAGACTAggttagaattatagagagaagttttggaatctagaggcttttaGGATAAAAAGAAATAAGATaaattatgtgaaatgtaatttcaataatggtaggaggaacattggagacaaagttaagcttgatgatgaagaaataaataatatttgtaaatttcgataccttggatctataatgcaagctgaaggagaaattgaagatgacataatacatagagttaaagtagattaaataaaatagagaagcgcttcaagtgtgttttgtaatcatagaatacccttaaaattaaaagaaaagctTTATGGGACAGTTATAAAACTAGTTATGTTATACGgatcaaaatgttaggtgacggaaaaataaaatatctaaaaggtaaaagttgtcgagatgaaaatgtttagatggataaatgatataatattaaaagataaattaaggaatgaacatattcatagTAAGTTAAGTATAagtcctataaaagataagataagggagggacaattCATCTAGTTTGGGAACTTGTAACGTAGGCCATATAGTACGCCAGTGAGTAAGAGTAAGTTAGTTATTGTGGGAGGTAggagaaggggtagggatagacttaaaataacttgcaataagatagtgagtaagaatttaatagctCTGAATTTGTTAAAAATAAATGGTGCATGAtgacataaattggcggaaaaggatacATAGAATTGACTCtacctagtggaacttaaggtttggttttgtttgtaatgaacaaaaatataatttgacactatttatatttaatttttcttaatttttaattacattaaaaatatgtaaatattaaaaagTTAGGAATTGAAATGGggtcattattttattttttgttgtcctacttatcatcatcatcatcattactaataataataataataatagtagggTAAGAAAAAAATTAGGATCACGAAGTATTAAATTCTAACATGAGAGATGGGAAAGAGCATAGGATTAGAACATACCTTCTATTTTCATAATGTGAGCCTTCTTCAATGGATTTATGAATGTCATTATCTTTCCAACACATTTTTAAAACTTAAGTTCGGAGATTTTAAGCTTAAATCTTAGGAGTGAGAAAACAAACTACTAACATTTTATAATTTAGGCCTACTGTGATCCTCCAATCAATCCttctgaaaaaaataaaataaaaaatttggtgATGTATTCAATTTAAATGTGTTAACActacgaaatttttttttttaaggatatcCTAACGACTAGAGTTAAAGACTTTCACATCCCAGTTTTGAATACTAACTTAAAAAGgatgtggaaaagaaaaaaaaacaaagtatCTTTTCGGTGTGCAATGTAGTTtcaccaaaaagaaaaagaagaaaatctatTAGTAAAAATTAGGATAAAAAATATTGACCTTTCTAGAGGTTTGGTGAAAAGATAGACTTTCacaaaggtttcaaaaattttaagaactTTTCTTAAAATTTCAAGAATTCTATAAACCTTACCTGAGTTTTGCTCAATAGACAAAAACATCTCcttatattttgaataaaaataagacTTTTAAGGCATATACATGTCCTAAAATCAAATGTCGAGGAAGAGAGATAACTGAAAATTTTGAGCACCtccaatgaaaattttgaaaccttaAAATTGGTTAATGTCTTTTTTTATTAAAATCGAGGGAGGTCAATATCTTTTGTcttaagtttttttaaaaaacactTCTTTATTATGTCTATCATCGTTATGATGGGAATTTCTCTAGTATACTCCAATAAGAATAAAATAATTATCTTCTCTATAAAATCATAATCTTCGTGATAATTACCACCTTCCACACCTACTTTCAAAAATTTTAGCAACTGCCTTAAaatatttacttttaaaaaaatatacctTCAACTCTATGAGAATATTGTAAAATAAGAACCAAAATTCATTATAAAATGTCATATTAAAACTTTTGACTCACATAAGTGCAAAATTTGCTTGTGTTTTGTAAGTCACTATTATTTTAGTAAGactaaatattaatataacatcTGATGATGGGTGAATGCAAATTTTACATGCACAAAAACCATTTCTTCCAAACATTCCTAAAAAATTATTGTTGAGCCTATTTATTTTAAACAAACTTCTGGCCACATTAGCACTGTTAGTTATCACTAGCCGTTAATGACAAGTAGCAAGAATCACAATATCCAAGAGTTGACAGTGTTTGCATCACTACGGTTTTGCAACAAATGAATCAGCAGCATTACAAGAGGCACAAAATTGAATCCACCAAACACAACCCAGATAATGAGCTGGTCAGCCCAGCAAGTTCTTCCAATTTGAACAGTCATCTTGCTAAAAAGAAAATGAGCACACAGAGAGACCTCTCAAATATAGAATTAGGTGAAAGAAAGACTAGGGAATTGTCCACAAGAGCACAGAAGGGTAGTTGCAGAGAAAAACAGATGTGCATAATATGTTCAGATGCACATGACAGAACACTACAAAAAAGGTTAAACCATTCAATGCACTTGGGAAATCAACCAATGAAGAGCgcaataaattataaaaaaaaatgtgaattttgggcTAAGAaacatttattatatatatattttgaaaattcaataTATACATGTCAAAATTTGGGGTTAAAGGAAGAATATAATGTCCCCAGCTCACTCTGATTGTTGGTAACTCCTATTTAATAGAATGAGTAGATATATCACACTGATATATTAACACTGCTGATG
This genomic stretch from Malania oleifera isolate guangnan ecotype guangnan chromosome 3, ASM2987363v1, whole genome shotgun sequence harbors:
- the LOC131150352 gene encoding serine/threonine-protein kinase-like protein ACR4, which gives rise to MEVSSCLMRDFLIWVLKINARKAGFLRKTFMLLFISDFWWLVSGLGSMSSIAISYGEFGAVFCGLKSDKSHQVTCYGSNSAIIYATPAHFPFVGLTAGDGFVCGLLMQTEQPYCWGNSGFVQMGVPQPMNKGSEYVEISAGDHHLCGLRKPSSGRLGNISHVDCWGYNMTTSYAFDGHLQSISAGSEFNCGLFSLNRTVFCWGDETSSQVISLIPQDMRFHKIAAGGYHVCGILEGVNSSVFCWGRSLDFEDEISVPYPSRGSVDLPPTYPMMSIVGGKFHACGIKSNDRGVICWGFRVKRSTSVPDGMKVYEIAAGDYFTCGIPAEKSLQPICWGLGFPSSLPLAVSPGVCRPSPCPPGYYKFNHENSTCMSPNSHVCVPCSSGCSAEMYQKFACTAKFDRQCEFNCSICFSEECISNCSFSNNASTDKKNGKYWSLQLPVIIAEIAFAVCMVTVVSLTAILYIRYKLRNCQCSEKDLKCKKINGSGSSSQKDNGKIRPDLDELKIRRAQMFTYDELERATGGFKEESQVGKGSFSCVFKGVLNDGNVVAVKRAIMSSDMKKNSKEFHTELDLLSRLNHAHLLNLLGYCEEGGERLLVYEFMAHGSLHQHLHGNKALKEQLDWVRRVTIAVQAARGIEYLHGYACPPVIHRDIKSSNILIDEEHNARVADFGLSLLGPADSGSPLAELPAGTLGYLDPEYYRLHYLTTKSDVYSFGVLLLEILSGRKAIDMQFEEGNIVEWAVPLIKSGNISAVLDPVLKAPSDLEALKRIANVACKCVRMRGKERPSMDKVTTALERTLVLLMGSPCNEQPILPTEVVLGSSRLHKKSSQKSSQRSSNQSVSETDVAEGEDQRFEFRAPSWITFPSVASSQRRKSSVSEADVDGRNPEVKNPGPGSCVDGLRRLEEEIGPASPQENLFLQHNF